CGTGGCTGTACGACATGAACGCGTCGTACCCGGACACCGCTCCGCGATCACCGCGCATGAAGATCCGCCTTCGCCCAGGCTGATCAACGGATCATCGCAGCGCTTCACCACAGCTTCCCCGCATTAGTGCGGCACTACCGTTCGGGAAGCGAGTGAGGCAGCCCGAACCACGGGAACACGGTGCTCTCGAAGCGGGTGAAGGCGCGGATTCGGTTGCCGGCAAGGGTGAGGACGAACAATCCCGCTCCCGGGCGAACCCCGGTGGACGCACGCAGGTACGCGCCGAACGCGGGTTGGCCGTTGGCACGCGTCGGCACCAGGTCGACCCTCCGACCCGAACGGAAGATGTCGGTGAACAGGCGGGCCGCCGCGTCGCGCCCCTCGTACTCGAGCGGGATCGGCGGCATGGAGATGAAGACGTCGTCGGTGAGCAGGGCGACGAGCGCGGCGGGTTCCCCGGACTCGTAGGCGCGGACGAACCGCTCCACGAGCGCCTGCTCGGACGTCGAGCCCGGAGCCGGTTCACGTTCGGACGGTTCGGACGGCAGGTGTCGCAGGCCCGCGCGGGCCCGTTTGAGCGCGCTGTTGACCGAGTCGACGGTCGAGTCGAGCATCTCGGCCACCTCGCTCGCGTGGAAGCCGAGCACGTCACGCAGGACGAGCACCGCGACCTGGCGGGGCGGCAGGACCTGGAGAGCCGTCACGAAGGCCAGGGAGATGGCCTCGGTCTGCTCGTACCGGGCCTCCGGACCGAGCGGCATCGCACCTTCGAGCAGCACGTCGGGGTACGGCTCCAGCCAGCCGACTTCACCCAGCCGGGTCGGCTCGGGGACGTCGACGCCGGGCATGTCCCACCGGGCCGGCCTCCGGCTCGCCGACCGACGGGCGTTGAGGCACCTGTTGGTGGCGATCCGGTAGAGCCAGGTGCGAATCGAGGCGCGGCCCTCGAACCGTCCGATCCCCTGCCACGCGGCCAGCAGCGTGTCCTGCAAGGCGTCCTCGGCGTCGTGCAGGGAGCCGAGCATCCGGTAGCAGTGCACCTGCAACTCCCGGCGGTACGGCTCGGTCAGCTCCCGGAACGCCTCACCGTCCCCGGCCCGCGCCGACGCGACCAGGTCGATCACGGCTCCACCTCCTGTCTCCGCTTCCATCCTGTGCAGACACCGGCCGCGCCGCGAACTGGGCGGTCGACGAACGCCCAGTTCGCCGACCTCGCGGGGCCTACACCTCCGAACCGCACTCGGGAGATGGGGCGATGACGATGTTGAAGGACAAGGTCGCGGTGGTCTACGGAGCCGGGGGCTCGATCGGCGGCGCTGTCGCACGCGCGTTCGCGGCGGAAGGTGCGACGGTCTTCCTCACCGGGCGCCGGTCGGCCTCCGTCGAAGTCGTCGCCAAGGGC
This is a stretch of genomic DNA from Saccharothrix ecbatanensis. It encodes these proteins:
- a CDS encoding sigma-70 family RNA polymerase sigma factor, whose amino-acid sequence is MIDLVASARAGDGEAFRELTEPYRRELQVHCYRMLGSLHDAEDALQDTLLAAWQGIGRFEGRASIRTWLYRIATNRCLNARRSASRRPARWDMPGVDVPEPTRLGEVGWLEPYPDVLLEGAMPLGPEARYEQTEAISLAFVTALQVLPPRQVAVLVLRDVLGFHASEVAEMLDSTVDSVNSALKRARAGLRHLPSEPSEREPAPGSTSEQALVERFVRAYESGEPAALVALLTDDVFISMPPIPLEYEGRDAAARLFTDIFRSGRRVDLVPTRANGQPAFGAYLRASTGVRPGAGLFVLTLAGNRIRAFTRFESTVFPWFGLPHSLPER